The DNA sequence tataattctctccttttttttacacattgtttttatttaattagtttattaatcgAGATGTGCTGTTCATTCCAGTGATTATGTGTGTGCGCCGGACCCTTCCCCCGTCCTTTTCTCTTCCACTCGCACCTAACCATTTCCACCGCTGCTCACACACAAAACCACATGATCTGAAGCTTTGTTTATTTACTAGTCACCGCCGCTGTTTGCATTCCCTTACATGATcgctttcattttttatttgtttttgttaacTTGATTTTgcttaatcatttttattttcattttttttgtttaatattttttttggtaattgATTAAATAGACTTACATttaggtttggtaattagattAATTTACATAACTTAATTGTTtgtaatactaaaaaaatattaaattcatctcaaaattaaaattttctaattcaattcaattaaatattaaggATTTACGAATATAATTCTAGTCCTTGCGGTACGAACTTCACAtactttaaaatgttaaaaCGATGATCGTGCACTTGAGATATTTTTTGCACATCAACTCCGCTATAGAGGCAATAACTTCACAGGTATGATTGATCACAAAATAAGTAGTATAAATTGTTTACAAAATTTGTAGTATAGCATTaagctaaaaatataaattagaaaatccaAGATCCAGATTTTTAGACATACCGCAGGTGAGGTAACTGAAGAAAGTGAGAATAGCCTATCCTCAAGCTGAAACTTCTTCGATCTCTTCATGCTGTGCAACAATGATATCCAAAAGTTATGCCATTAGATAATACAATCAAGGATGTCTTATCTTAAACAACAAATAGAGCTTGGAAAGAAACGATATGACTAACATGAATAAATAGGTTGTGGATGCCAAGAAGTGAGCATTACGAATCCGGTAAAAAGGATTCTATCTAGGGGCGAGCAgagaaaaccgaaaccgcaaaaaccccctaaaaaaaccgaaaaaccacaccgaaaaaaaccaaaccgcaaataaaaccgaaaataaccgagataaaaaaccgaaattagtggtgcggttttattttcggttttatgctaaaaccgcaccgaaattaaccgaaccgaaatatatgtatttaaatatatatatatatatatatatatattattaataataataaggaccttagtcatttttaaacttcacatctaattttatatggaggttcttcttccatacttgcatacttgctgagtcacttaaataaccGGGCATCCAAATATTCGGACGAGCTCTTGATCGTAAACTAGGGCTATTGTGATTTGCCGCAAACCAGAAATATTTCCGTTAGTCtgctaatcaaattttattatgaaacctattctattatttatgtactttttgaaaactttttatttgaatttcatgattagttgattttaggtaattttattgacttgacatcatctaatttcttgtcaaaatatgtatgttttagtttttattgtgtattaaagttttttagataaaagtatgtaatgtttcctatatcctcatatagaaacaatagtaaatagtaaccgaacatattgtacatattcatgaaaattttatattgtttttaaaaaatcattatgcacaagagtagcaaataatagtggaaaaactgaaaaaaaaccgcaaccgtctagtggttaaccgcaaccgaaaagctgttttaattggtgcggttaaggttaatgatgattaaccgaaccgaaccgcattcatcggtttggtaacggttaatgtccggaaccgcatcaaaccgcaccatgcacacccctaattCTATCAGTTGTAACTAAACTACACATCACACTGATGTGTGTTTATTGATTTTTATAGAATCTCAAAAATATGCCCAAAGAGCCTAATAGCCTATATTAATCAACATTGGCAGAggggaaaaaaaattagttaattgAGTTGACCATAAATGATAATCCAGAGTTACTAATTTAGACATTAAGCATTGCAATAAGTAGCTTTCAAGCCATTAGTCATGACTCGGTACAGGAAAAGACTAAAGAAATTCCCAACTGCCCACACAACAAAATTTACAACAGGGTTACAACCTGCGCAGGGAATATGCACTACCTCGTAAAACATTATATCTCGGAGATCACACTTAGGTCTATGTAAATTACAGTATATGTAAATTATTCATATGTTTTCGAACATTCCAGGCgtgttctttttattttattttattttatatagagCCCTGTTAGTGAAGCAGGGATCTCTTAGTCATTGATTTTTCCAATAGGGGATATTAATGAATGAAAATTAAAGTACTAGTTCATTATCAACTGTTATTATCTAGATTTAAGAAataattctatacatttttagGTAAATGCTACTATCTCTTGAAACATTCTAAAGTTGGTTATTAACATTAGCAGTAATCTTTTGTGCAGTAATTTTTAGAGCTTTGAGTATTTTGTTTGGGACAACTGATTTCAGATTTCAATTAAGTTTCACTATCATTTAGTTTGCTTCCATCCAATTTATGAGATTAAGACTTGATTTTAGCCAGACTCAACTGGAGATTCCTAGTGAATATGACgcacaaaatttgaaaatattagcAAGCATTTTTTCAACACAAAAGATGAAGTGTCAGTGTCGAATTGCCAGTATCAAGTGCGATTGTTGAGTGCCTGATCCTTTTTTCTCGATGCGAAACACAGAGTTCGCATAACTTATGAATATATCATCTGACTTGCCCATTGGACTGTATTAGCTTCTCTATTTCTTCAAGTACTTTAAGCCTCTTTCATCTCTTCTTTATCTATTTTCTGGCCTTCTTAAAAACATGTGAATTTCTGGAATTATAATAAAGTCTAACAAACATGCAAATTAGACATTCTTTGACAGTGGAATCAACATACACTATGCTCATTAACAGAGCAAAcaacaaaacatatattttaacagCATATCCAACATAAACTAGGAAATAAACCTTAATGATGGggaataaaactaaaactagAAACATTCATACTTCGTGGTGTTTTTCGTAGACGAAAGAAAACCTTCAAAACCCCTCCAGATATTTCCGAAATTGCTTGATTCTTGTAAGTAGCTTGTCTCTAACTCATAGACCTACAGCAACCCCACAAACAAAGTTCCAAATTCACCCTTATATTCGACTCTAAACAATGAAACCAACAATACATAACTTAAAAGGAAAAACATTCATTAATGGGTTCAAACACAAATACTACATGATAGTAAACTAACAATCCATTCTGCACTGCAAATATAATTTCGAACCACAaaatttgtattaaatatttttacatctTCCCCACAAAATGtgaaataatattttggcaTCAAATATCACAGAACACAATATACAAACACATtctatataaattaaaacatgCGTACTTGTTTTTCGATAGAACGAAGCTCTTCCTGCAGCTTCTGCCTTTTCCCCAGAATCGAAGTAAGCATGGCTTTAGGGTTGTTTTGCCCTCTTTGCCCTAACACCCATCATCAAAGATTACATTTTTACACACAATTTGTTCAACTTTTGTTATGACaacaatataattacaaatagggGGGACAATTAGAGTACTTTTTACCTTGAGAATCCATTGTTTGTGCCAATTCCGGGCCGGAGTTGAGTTGCGAAGTCGTTAAGTCGATTGAATTGAAAAGTTCACTGTGAAAAAAGATGAAATTGAAGGGAAATTGGGTTGTGTAAATTGAATTCTAGGGTTAGGGCAACCCTAATTGATTCGAAGAGAATATAATGGGCGTATCTTATTCTTTGCGTATCGGATTAatgaattaattaatcattaaatAATTGCCTCCTAATTAGATATTCCTAATTCTTTTATAATTCTACTGAAattacatgaaataaaatactactcaaaatagtatttttattttgtcgGGAAAGGAGTTCTGATCATATCTtgtctaaatattttttttttatatttagttgcAAAAATGTGTTGATGAAAATTGCAAAAATGTAAGAACGgtttaacttaatttataagAAATCATTATTCTTTGTaagtgaattttttttgattgaaaataatttttaatttaattatctaGATAACTTtatgataattataatttagtaGATATAAAAGCTATTAATTTCACAGGATAGCTAATAATATTAACTATTATTGTTCAAATTTCAAAGCGAAAAGAAATTAtcagaaaaattaaattttaactacTCAAATGTAATTATAATGCGGATATTGTTATTAAGACTTAGAACTTTAAATTTGCAAATTGAAATGAGCTCTCActctttaaaatttttagaaatctcatatttctcttttatttttaaaaagtatcatgatttatgtattatatcttGTTGGCAAGTATATATAGGACCGTTGCTTGTTGGACTAACCTTATTTTCCggaaataaaatcttatttttgaagaaaattgtataaatttcaatttgttggaaataaatctatattattttgttaaataacgAATATAAAATAACTCTCTAAGATTTATATCcgaaaaaattattgaaaaataattttttttaaaaaataagagcTTTGTTTTTACGAGAGGTGCCCAAACATGCgcataatataattctttttttaaatgaatTAGCACCATgattgtatattataaaattcctTAGCACAAACAGTGCAGTATAACCACAAGTAGTCAAGTTGATAACCATGCAATTTATGACAGCACAGTAACGAGTTAACTAGTGTCCAAATACAGAAGAAGATTTGTATAAAAGGAGAAGTGGGGGAGCTGTGTTGGCATCTACCAATGAATCAGTGTATTATTCCACCCCTCTTCACCTATTTTTGCTGTCACCATCAATATAATGAATTACAGATGGACTTATATCTACTActtatttgttttttcttttctacTTGTCTGTGGTGGTCCTGTGGATATTATTGTTTATTatgtgttttcttttttttttttgggatttcTGCAACTTACTCATGTCATACAAGCCTACTGCCTGCTAGTTAGTGCTACTATATTAAAGTTGCTGTTTTCTACACTTCTTGAATTATTTGATGTTGTTATAAACTGTTTTCTGCATCTGGGTTGCTCTCTTTTGTGTATTTTTGACTTTTCATCTGCTTAATTTGGTCAAAGTTTTGAACTTTTGTTATGGTGTAGTCGTGTTTTTAAAGATCTGAACTTTCTGGTAGAATTGTAGAATTGGGCTGTGTTAAGCTTGTATAACAGGTAGCTGTTGAAATTGAAGTTTTTGTTTGCAATTTTTTGTCTTTGGGTTTCATTTCATTTCTAAAAACTTACTTGGGTTCTTGCATATGGGAATGTTAGGTTTTAGTTGATCTTGGATTTGGAGGAGTTTGAAGTGAAAAGATATATACTGAAGTGAAGGATTTaagttggtgaagatggatggGAAGTGTAAGACCATTGTTTGGTTTCGGAGGGATCTTAGGATTGATGACAATCCTGCCTTGGTTGCCGGTGCAAGAGATGGTTCCATTCTGCCTGTGTTTAGATGGTGTCCACAAGAAGAAGGGCAATTTTACCCGGGACGAGTTTCAAGGTGGTGGCTCAAGCAGTCTCTTGCACATCTCCAGCAATCCATGGAGTCCCTTGGTGCTAAACTTGTCCTAATCAAAGCACAAAGTACTTTTAAAGCTCTTTTGGAATGCATCAGTGCTGTTGGGGCAACAAAAGTAGTATATAATCATCTTTATGGTATGATTAGTTCTGCTT is a window from the Daucus carota subsp. sativus chromosome 8, DH1 v3.0, whole genome shotgun sequence genome containing:
- the LOC108197322 gene encoding uncharacterized protein LOC108197322, with the protein product MDSQGQRGQNNPKAMLTSILGKRQKLQEELRSIEKQVYELETSYLQESSNFGNIWRGFEGFLSSTKNTTNMKRSKKFQLEDRLFSLSSVTSPAAEELGIGREDGKSDLGQGRPKGGALTSNGPGKPKRGRTGPRDGKKFRISSDLDPDDEDDPDMGMR